A genomic window from Phocoena sinus isolate mPhoSin1 chromosome 20, mPhoSin1.pri, whole genome shotgun sequence includes:
- the LOC116745087 gene encoding coiled-coil domain-containing protein 200-like isoform X2 has product MGSAYHWEARRRQMALDRRRRLMAQQQQQEPKKLQEEERQSEKRTQPSRESQPPPAPSRSPPAQPQPQPPQVPERPPPPPQPKPQNAQDPLTERTSRYILQDSQRPGAHKDRFQGGLMNPQGAGVGKSSPDTHTKYPRFTAQRMGEPDPGPLRRGLGCYIISL; this is encoded by the exons ATGGGCAGTGCGTACCACTGGGAGGCCCGTCGCCGGCAGATGGCTTTGGACCGGAGGAGGCGGCTGAtggcccagcagcagcagcag GAACCGAAGAAACTCCAAGAAGAGGAACGGCAATCTGAAAAAAGAACCCAGCCATCTCGGGAGTCGCAGCCACCGCCGGCGCCATCACGGTCGCCACCCgcgcagccgcagccgcagcctcCGCAGGTGCCCgagcggccgccgccgccgcctcagcCAAAGCCACAAAATGCCCAAGACCCTCTCACTGAGCGCACCTCCCGGTACATTCTCCAGGATTCCCAAAGGCCAGGCGCCCACAAGGACAGATTCCAAGGAGGGCTGATGAACCCTCAAGGTGCAG GTGTCGGGAAATCTAGCCCAGATACACACACCAAGTACCCACGATTCACG GCGCAAAGGATGGGAGAACCTGATCCCGGCCCTTTAAGACGAGGACTGGGCTGCTACATCATCTCACTTTGA
- the LOC116745087 gene encoding coiled-coil domain-containing protein 200-like isoform X1, translated as MGSAYHWEARRRQMALDRRRRLMAQQQQQEPKKLQEEERQSEKRTQPSRESQPPPAPSRSPPAQPQPQPPQVPERPPPPPQPKPQNAQDPLTERTSRYILQDSQRPGAHKDRFQGGLMNPQGAVNELHPAVVIQRQTPETPLAGHQQTSDGQPRLPTSQQHLHFKSQALLIHSGRGG; from the exons ATGGGCAGTGCGTACCACTGGGAGGCCCGTCGCCGGCAGATGGCTTTGGACCGGAGGAGGCGGCTGAtggcccagcagcagcagcag GAACCGAAGAAACTCCAAGAAGAGGAACGGCAATCTGAAAAAAGAACCCAGCCATCTCGGGAGTCGCAGCCACCGCCGGCGCCATCACGGTCGCCACCCgcgcagccgcagccgcagcctcCGCAGGTGCCCgagcggccgccgccgccgcctcagcCAAAGCCACAAAATGCCCAAGACCCTCTCACTGAGCGCACCTCCCGGTACATTCTCCAGGATTCCCAAAGGCCAGGCGCCCACAAGGACAGATTCCAAGGAGGGCTGATGAACCCTCAAGGTGCAG tCAACGAACTACATCCAGCAGTGGTGATTCAGAGACAGACCCCCGAGACCCCACTGGCCGGCCATCAGCAAACATCAGATGGGCAGCCCCGTCTTCCTACCTCCCAGCAGCATCTCCACTTCAAAAGCCAAGCCCTCCTGATCCACTCTGGCAGGGGAGGCTAG
- the TMEM106A gene encoding transmembrane protein 106A isoform X3 — MGETLSRLGSREDENKSMLPSGPAFGSKAASYSSTASSKPSCSCAPCERAAGGSFVTCPTCRGSGEVPRELEKQLVALIPYGDQRLKPRHTKLSVFLAVLLCLVTSSLIVFFLFPRTIAVQPVGLNSSTVTVGEADIHLNMTNVLSISNNNYYPIAVTQLTIEVLHLSLVVGQVSDSLLLHIGPLASEQMSYTVANRIWDENTYKICTWLKIKVHHVLLHIQGTLTCSYLSHSEQLVFQSYEYVDCRGNASKPHLLVPRPP; from the exons ATGGGTGAGACACTCTCCCGGCTGGGCTCTCGGGAGGATGAGAACAAGTCGATGCTGCCCTCCGGCCCAGCCTTTGGCAGCAAGGCGGCCAGCTACTCCAGCACCGCCAGCAGCAAGCCTTCTTGTTCCTGTGCGCCTTGTGAAAGGGCTGCTGGTGGCAGCTTTGTGACTTGTCCCACCTGCCGGGGCAGTGGGGAGGTCCCTCGAG AACTAGAGAAGCAGCTGGTGGCCCTCATCCCCTACGGGGACCAGAGGCTGAAGCCCAGGCACAC GAAGCTCTCCGTGTTCCTGGCGGTGCTCCTCTGCCTGGTGACCTCCTCCCTCATTGTCTTTTTCCTGTTTCCCCGGACTATCGCCGTGCAGCCTGTAGGCCTCAACTCCTCCACGGTGACTGTTGGCGAGGCCGACATCCACCTCAATATGACG AATGTCTTGAGCATCTCCAATAACAACTACTACCCCATCGCTGTGACCCAGCTGACCATTGAGGTTCTGCACCTGTCCCTCGTGGTGGGGCAGGTCTCCGACAGCCTTCTCCTCCACATCGGCCCTTTGGCCAGTGAGCAG ATGTCGTATACAGTAGCCAACAGGATATGGGATGAAAACACGTA CAAGATCTGTACCTGGCTGAAAATCAAAGTCCACCATGTGCTTCTGCACATCCA GGGCACCCTGACCTGTTCCTACCTGAGCCATTCGGAGCAGCTGGTCTTCCAGAGCTACGAATATGTGGACTGCCGGGGAAACGCGTCCAAGCCCCACTTGCTGGTCCCTCGCCCGCCGTGA
- the TMEM106A gene encoding transmembrane protein 106A isoform X1, with amino-acid sequence MGETLSRLGSREDENKSMLPSGPAFGSKAASYSSTASSKPSCSCAPCERAAGGSFVTCPTCRGSGEVPRELEKQLVALIPYGDQRLKPRHTKLSVFLAVLLCLVTSSLIVFFLFPRTIAVQPVGLNSSTVTVGEADIHLNMTNVLSISNNNYYPIAVTQLTIEVLHLSLVVGQVSDSLLLHIGPLASEQVTPSCWPDLPTDLYLAENQSPPCASAHPGHPDLFLPEPFGAAGLPELRICGLPGKRVQAPLAGPSPAVTCLLSSSSSGHLPAWSAPPTTPWHPIGRE; translated from the exons ATGGGTGAGACACTCTCCCGGCTGGGCTCTCGGGAGGATGAGAACAAGTCGATGCTGCCCTCCGGCCCAGCCTTTGGCAGCAAGGCGGCCAGCTACTCCAGCACCGCCAGCAGCAAGCCTTCTTGTTCCTGTGCGCCTTGTGAAAGGGCTGCTGGTGGCAGCTTTGTGACTTGTCCCACCTGCCGGGGCAGTGGGGAGGTCCCTCGAG AACTAGAGAAGCAGCTGGTGGCCCTCATCCCCTACGGGGACCAGAGGCTGAAGCCCAGGCACAC GAAGCTCTCCGTGTTCCTGGCGGTGCTCCTCTGCCTGGTGACCTCCTCCCTCATTGTCTTTTTCCTGTTTCCCCGGACTATCGCCGTGCAGCCTGTAGGCCTCAACTCCTCCACGGTGACTGTTGGCGAGGCCGACATCCACCTCAATATGACG AATGTCTTGAGCATCTCCAATAACAACTACTACCCCATCGCTGTGACCCAGCTGACCATTGAGGTTCTGCACCTGTCCCTCGTGGTGGGGCAGGTCTCCGACAGCCTTCTCCTCCACATCGGCCCTTTGGCCAGTGAGCAGGTGACTCCCTCGTGCTGGCCGGACCTGCCCACAG ATCTGTACCTGGCTGAAAATCAAAGTCCACCATGTGCTTCTGCACATCCA GGGCACCCTGACCTGTTCCTACCTGAGCCATTCGGAGCAGCTGGTCTTCCAGAGCTACGAATATGTGGACTGCCGGGGAAACGCGTCCAAGCCCCACTTGCTGGTCCCTCGCCCGCCGTGACCTGTCTGCTGTCGTCGTCGAGCTCCGGGCACCTGCCGGCCTGGTCTGCACCTCCCACCACTCCATGGCACCCGATAGGACGAGAGTGA
- the LOC116745087 gene encoding coiled-coil domain-containing protein 200-like isoform X3: protein MGSAYHWEARRRQMALDRRRRLMAQQQQQEPKKLQEEERQSEKRTQPSRESQPPPAPSRSPPAQPQPQPPQVPERPPPPPQPKPQNAQDPLTERTSRYILQDSQRPGAHKDRFQGGLMNPQGAGVGKSSPDTHTKYPRFTSTNYIQQW from the exons ATGGGCAGTGCGTACCACTGGGAGGCCCGTCGCCGGCAGATGGCTTTGGACCGGAGGAGGCGGCTGAtggcccagcagcagcagcag GAACCGAAGAAACTCCAAGAAGAGGAACGGCAATCTGAAAAAAGAACCCAGCCATCTCGGGAGTCGCAGCCACCGCCGGCGCCATCACGGTCGCCACCCgcgcagccgcagccgcagcctcCGCAGGTGCCCgagcggccgccgccgccgcctcagcCAAAGCCACAAAATGCCCAAGACCCTCTCACTGAGCGCACCTCCCGGTACATTCTCCAGGATTCCCAAAGGCCAGGCGCCCACAAGGACAGATTCCAAGGAGGGCTGATGAACCCTCAAGGTGCAG GTGTCGGGAAATCTAGCCCAGATACACACACCAAGTACCCACGATTCACG tCAACGAACTACATCCAGCAGTGGTGA
- the TMEM106A gene encoding transmembrane protein 106A isoform X2: protein MGETLSRLGSREDENKSMLPSGPAFGSKAASYSSTASSKPSCSCAPCERAAGGSFVTCPTCRGSGEVPRELEKQLVALIPYGDQRLKPRHTKLSVFLAVLLCLVTSSLIVFFLFPRTIAVQPVGLNSSTNVLSISNNNYYPIAVTQLTIEVLHLSLVVGQVSDSLLLHIGPLASEQVTPSCWPDLPTDLYLAENQSPPCASAHPGHPDLFLPEPFGAAGLPELRICGLPGKRVQAPLAGPSPAVTCLLSSSSSGHLPAWSAPPTTPWHPIGRE, encoded by the exons ATGGGTGAGACACTCTCCCGGCTGGGCTCTCGGGAGGATGAGAACAAGTCGATGCTGCCCTCCGGCCCAGCCTTTGGCAGCAAGGCGGCCAGCTACTCCAGCACCGCCAGCAGCAAGCCTTCTTGTTCCTGTGCGCCTTGTGAAAGGGCTGCTGGTGGCAGCTTTGTGACTTGTCCCACCTGCCGGGGCAGTGGGGAGGTCCCTCGAG AACTAGAGAAGCAGCTGGTGGCCCTCATCCCCTACGGGGACCAGAGGCTGAAGCCCAGGCACAC GAAGCTCTCCGTGTTCCTGGCGGTGCTCCTCTGCCTGGTGACCTCCTCCCTCATTGTCTTTTTCCTGTTTCCCCGGACTATCGCCGTGCAGCCTGTAGGCCTCAACTCCTCCACG AATGTCTTGAGCATCTCCAATAACAACTACTACCCCATCGCTGTGACCCAGCTGACCATTGAGGTTCTGCACCTGTCCCTCGTGGTGGGGCAGGTCTCCGACAGCCTTCTCCTCCACATCGGCCCTTTGGCCAGTGAGCAGGTGACTCCCTCGTGCTGGCCGGACCTGCCCACAG ATCTGTACCTGGCTGAAAATCAAAGTCCACCATGTGCTTCTGCACATCCA GGGCACCCTGACCTGTTCCTACCTGAGCCATTCGGAGCAGCTGGTCTTCCAGAGCTACGAATATGTGGACTGCCGGGGAAACGCGTCCAAGCCCCACTTGCTGGTCCCTCGCCCGCCGTGACCTGTCTGCTGTCGTCGTCGAGCTCCGGGCACCTGCCGGCCTGGTCTGCACCTCCCACCACTCCATGGCACCCGATAGGACGAGAGTGA